Genomic segment of Methanosarcina vacuolata Z-761:
ATAAGGGTCATCATTTTCATCAACGGGCCCACTCCAACGAACCAGGTAGGCAGTTGACTCTAAATGATTTCCCCCTTCATTGGCATTGCGGTCGAATCCTTCCGGATATGCAGACGAAAGAAGATTTTTCATGTTATTTTCAGAAAAGTTCCAGTTTTCTTCAGGCATTAAATATGATTCCAAAGATCCATAGGTTGCAAATGCCCAACAAACTCCGGAATTATTTTGGTTTTTCACAGAAGTTACTCTGTTCAGAGCCCGCAAGTCATAGTTAGATGAAAAAGGTCCACTGACTGCAGGAATAGATCTAAGATGACTAAGATCCACAGTTGGAGGAATAAAGCCAGTTTTATTTCCATCAAGAGCAAACTCCGATTGACTGAAAATTTTGTCTTGCTGGTATATCACAAAGTCGGGATTTACCGGCGCAAGTGAAGGTACCGTTTCTTCGTTATTTTCTAAAACTTCTGTATCTGCTATCGCTACTGATGAACTTACAACCAGAACTAGAACTAAAAGTCCACTGAAAACAATTGATTTTTTTCCTAATAGTTCTATCGTTTTTTGTATTGATATTTGTCTCATATTTGGCCCCGAACATTTAAAATATTTCATTATTTTTGGAGAGTAATATCAATAGTAATAAACATATACACTATTTAAATTTTTTCATATTGTTGTATTTAATATAAGTAGACATAAATGGATATTTTGACCAGATAAGACAAAAATTAATAAGAAAATTGCTTTTAAAAAAATAGGTAATGACGCTTGCTATTCTTCTAAATAAAAAAATTGAGAGTTTTGCGTTCTTGAAAACTTCTCTAACAAAAATGCTTACAGAGGAGAATCAGCAAGAAAATCAAAGGCGCCAAGAAACCTCATCCCGCACAGCCCAGACTGCCTGGGAAGAATCCGTGTCCATCTGAACTATTTGAGGATTAAACAAAATGATATTTACTACTAATGCTAATGATATCAGTCCAAAAAGAGAATAGAAGAATTGAAATTTTATCTTCCGAAGCGGGAAGACCCCTTCCTCGACAGGTTCAGGCGAAAGCCTGAATTTGGCAGGTAGGGGATGAGAGCGTCAACTTCCCCACAATCCGAAGATAATAAATTCGTATAACTTCATATAGTTACAAAGCGTGTATATAATGCTATGAAAAGAGGAAACCGATACCGAATATACCCTAACAAAGAACAAAAAGTTCTTTTGGAAAAACACTTCGGTTGCACTCGATTCATATACAACAAGCTTCTTAATATTAAATCTACATTGTATAAAAAATTTAGAATAAGTATTTCTGAATTTGAACTTAATAATCACCTCCTAGTTTTGAAAGAAGTATATCCTTTCCTGAAAGAAGTCAATTCAGGAGCATTGCAACAAGCAAGTAGAAATCTTAATTCTGCTTTCAATCATTTTTTCAAAGATGGTTTTGGGTATCCTCAAAGGAAAAAGAAAAAAGATCATCATTTTTCCTTCCAGCTTCCACAAAACTATAACCTTAATGTGGAAAAATCAGAAATCCAGCTACCAAAATTAGGCTGGATGAAGATTAAGGTACATAGAAATATTCAGGGAGAAATGAAAACATTAACAGTATCCCGAACTCCTACAGGAAAATATTATGTTAGTATTTTAACAGACGATGGAGAAAAATATCCTGAACCTATACCGTTTTCTCATGCTACCTTAATCGGTGTAGATGTAGGACTTATGACCTTTGCTACTCTTTCTACTGGTGAAAAAATAGATAATCCTAAATTCTTGAAAACCTCCCTTGAAAGATTGAAATTCTTGCAAAGGAAAGTTTCAAGAAAAGTTATAGGATCAAAAAACCGGAGAAAGGCAGTATATAAACTTGCTAAGTTGCACGAAAAAATAGCTAATCAAAGACATGATTTTCAGCATAAAGTTTCTAATAAGCTAATCAGTGACAACCAAGCAATAGCTGTAGAAACTTTGAATATTCAAGGAATGATGAAAAACCACAAACGAGCACAAAGTACAGGAGATGCAGGATGGTATAGCTTTGTACTGAAATTACAGTATAAAGCTGAATGGTTCGGGAAAACTATATTGAAAATAAATCAATGGTTGCCATCCTCAAAAACCTGTAATGTTTGTGGCTATAAACATCCTAATTTAACCGAAGATATTAGAGAGTGGCAATGTCCCGATTGTGGTAATATCCATGATCGAGACATTAATGCCGCTATTAATATCAAAAATTTTGCCGTAGGAACTACGGTTTAAAGCCTGTGGACTAGGAAAAAACGGTAACCGCCTAGTATGAAACAGGAAGCTTCGCCCTCAAAAGCTTGATCCGCAAGGGTCAAGCGATAGGGCGAGGTAGTTCACACGCTTATTCACAGTTCCTGTCTCCTTAAAGTAGACCATAAAGTATTACAACATCATCAAAATCGATGTTATCATTATTATTATAGTCAAAAAGAATAACAGGAGCATTTTCTTCTATCCACTCCATGTTATCATAGTATGCCACTACATCATCAAAGTCCACGTTTCCGTTTCCATTGATATCCTCACAGAGACCATCATGGTTAAAGTCAGTTGGAGGATTAGTGTAACCTGGGAAAACTACATTCTCAAAAACATTAATTGTAGCTAATGCTGAATCCGTACCGTTTTCATTGCTTGCTGTCAGATTGACTGTATAAGTTTCTGCAGTTATAAACTCATGAACTGGATTACTTTCGTAAGTATCAATAACTCCATCGTTTTCAAAGTCCCAGGCAATAGATTCTGCATTTTCTGACAGGTTTGTAAACTGGACAGTTAGAGGAGCAAAACCGCTGGTAACATTAGCAGTAAAGTCTGCGTGTATATTGTCATTATATTGATACACCTGATAGTCCCCAGAAGCAAGCACATATAAGTTGTCATTGGCCACGACCAGTGCAGTTGGATAACTAAGCCCGGTATATTGAGTTAAATAACTAAAGTTACTGTCATACTCAATCACCCTGTTGTTGTAGTAGTCAGCTACATAAATATTTCCAGACGGACTGTTCGCGACTGCTATACTGCTATTAAATTGTGTGTTACCAGTTCCTTTGCTACCTAAACTTGAGACATAATTTCCATCTAAATCAAATTTCTGTACCCTGTAATTACCCATATCAGCAACATATACATAATTTCCACTTACAGTGATTCCAGCTGGCGATTTCAGACTTCCATTATCTGATCCTGGTGTACCCCAGCTTGTTAAATAGCTGCCCGAAGAGTCTAGTTTCTGAATCCTGTTATTTTCCATATCTGAAACATATATATTCCCTGAAGAATCCAATGCAATCCCAGTAGGAAAATTAAAGTACCCATTTTCAGTCCCAGTACTGCCCCAGGTATTTAATCGAGTACCGGCTGAATTGAATTTCTGGATTGAATCGTTCACAGTCGCATAGATATTTCCAGCTGAATCGATTGCAATATCTCTAGCAGATATGTTGAATTCTGTGATATATTCGCCATTTCCGCTGAATTTCTGTACCCGGTTATCAAGCTCAGCTACATAGATATTACCGGAAGTATCAGTTGCAATTCCACTCATGCCGTAAAATTGCCTTTCACCATTTCCAAATGAACCCCATGTCTGCGGAGATGTAAATTGAGCCGAAGCAATTGAGACAAGGGAAAGAGCACCAACCAGTGCTAATATCATTACTAATTTCTTCATCTTCAGGCCTCCAGTGTAATAGTATGCGTCCCAGTCGACAGATCCATCCAGAAAATCGTATCCACTCCATTGGTTTTTGTATTCAGTGCTACACCATCAAGTTTAGGAGAGTAAGTTCCTTCGACTCTCATAGAAAAGCCCTTTACTGCGTCAGGATTGCGATTCACAACAGTGTAAGTATTCGCTCCTGTGCATTTCACTTCTACATTGCTTGCAGCAATCCAGTAATCAATATACTCAGATACGGTTGGATTCCAGAGCCTACCTGCTTGTTTTTGGGCTGAGATATTGCTCAATAACCCATCAAAGGTTTCATTGATTTCATGCGTGGATTTATTATAATAATAGTCAGAAGACGACGAATTGTCAGGCCAATAATCATGCCATATACTTAACCCGTAAGTTGACAGCATGTCATCAATTGTACTGTTACCGTAACAGGTAAGTGCCAGTCCTTTTCCTGTAGCGCATGATTTCCACTGATAAAGAGAAGTACCATTGTCAAGTGCCAGATTTGTGTTTTGCCAAACGACATCAACAGGCAACCCAACTGAGCGAACCTTGGATGTACTGAGGTCTCCTTCAGCCGTTACATCAATAAAAGCCCAGGCATATGGCATGTCATACTGCTGGAACAAATCCATAATGTAATACTCGCTTGCAGGATCCCATCCAAGGCTCTTTAATTGAGAGTTTCTGGCACCACTAGCCAGACCGTGATCTATCCAATTCCGACAGGTATAATTTGTAGCATACCAGGGTAGATAAGTTTCTGTCATACTACGGTCAGGAAGACCTTCATTTACTCTTGAGGTAAAACTATGCGGCGTTATTTCAAAACCGTGATCATACATTTCATCAGTTACCGATTTCAGCGCAGGACTATCCAGGCCTTCCCCACCATACGACGAAACCGCAAATACAGACCAGGTCCCTGTAAGATTATGACCAATGAAACCTTTTTTTCCGTAAACAGGACTCGTAGTATTATTGGTTCCATACATAACAGTCCGCAGTGAATCGTGATCTGTATAATCTGCGTGTTCTGCAAAAATTAAGGCACCCAAATATCCAGAAGGAACAGGCATAGGAGTTAACTGAGGTGAAGAAAGCGGAAAGTCCAATGAACTAGTTCTAGTAACACCAGCATCCCTGGTTTGATAATATGAATATACCTCTTTACCGGTCTCATTATACAGTACATTGCATTGAACCTCTGCATTGTCTGTGTACAGCATAACGTTATTTCCATTAATCGTGTTCAGGCCTTCTCCATAGAATTCATATGCACTGCCACCATTTACAGACACGCCGTCTTTTCTGGTCTGAGTCTGT
This window contains:
- a CDS encoding RNA-guided endonuclease TnpB family protein, giving the protein MKRGNRYRIYPNKEQKVLLEKHFGCTRFIYNKLLNIKSTLYKKFRISISEFELNNHLLVLKEVYPFLKEVNSGALQQASRNLNSAFNHFFKDGFGYPQRKKKKDHHFSFQLPQNYNLNVEKSEIQLPKLGWMKIKVHRNIQGEMKTLTVSRTPTGKYYVSILTDDGEKYPEPIPFSHATLIGVDVGLMTFATLSTGEKIDNPKFLKTSLERLKFLQRKVSRKVIGSKNRRKAVYKLAKLHEKIANQRHDFQHKVSNKLISDNQAIAVETLNIQGMMKNHKRAQSTGDAGWYSFVLKLQYKAEWFGKTILKINQWLPSSKTCNVCGYKHPNLTEDIREWQCPDCGNIHDRDINAAINIKNFAVGTTV
- a CDS encoding PKD domain-containing protein — its product is MKKLVMILALVGALSLVSIASAQFTSPQTWGSFGNGERQFYGMSGIATDTSGNIYVAELDNRVQKFSGNGEYITEFNISARDIAIDSAGNIYATVNDSIQKFNSAGTRLNTWGSTGTENGYFNFPTGIALDSSGNIYVSDMENNRIQKLDSSGSYLTSWGTPGSDNGSLKSPAGITVSGNYVYVADMGNYRVQKFDLDGNYVSSLGSKGTGNTQFNSSIAVANSPSGNIYVADYYNNRVIEYDSNFSYLTQYTGLSYPTALVVANDNLYVLASGDYQVYQYNDNIHADFTANVTSGFAPLTVQFTNLSENAESIAWDFENDGVIDTYESNPVHEFITAETYTVNLTASNENGTDSALATINVFENVVFPGYTNPPTDFNHDGLCEDINGNGNVDFDDVVAYYDNMEWIEENAPVILFDYNNNDNIDFDDVVILYGLL
- a CDS encoding LamG-like jellyroll fold domain-containing protein; translation: MLVSCAQAAPVTCVVPVTDGLVVYYNGSLSGDTLVDLSGNNNTGYATNVTQETNQSTGANYINLNGVDSKIEISGNEQVDVSGPISIEFFGSINTFSRYGSLVSKYSSGPLNGWYLSCSPDDPYNNIRFSAVLESGQRGYNSNINLVAGQLYHIVATYDNNVTHIYVNGMDSAEPRIWDSPIVRNTKNITMGFGSGLTYSNCSTYTFRLYNRSLSQNEVLQNYKSLRCVSPDDITIIKKLVYGDGGLPRYMGSYAIQQSDNGLNVLDNNLDVYSSVGTPFFQNNNESLASCLLVEAAINGVQWKDCYAPGSSAVLTYTGKNRSVQDTCLLSKDSFNLNHSVTYLGQTQTRKDGVSVNGGSAYEFYGEGLNTINGNNVMLYTDNAEVQCNVLYNETGKEVYSYYQTRDAGVTRTSSLDFPLSSPQLTPMPVPSGYLGALIFAEHADYTDHDSLRTVMYGTNNTTSPVYGKKGFIGHNLTGTWSVFAVSSYGGEGLDSPALKSVTDEMYDHGFEITPHSFTSRVNEGLPDRSMTETYLPWYATNYTCRNWIDHGLASGARNSQLKSLGWDPASEYYIMDLFQQYDMPYAWAFIDVTAEGDLSTSKVRSVGLPVDVVWQNTNLALDNGTSLYQWKSCATGKGLALTCYGNSTIDDMLSTYGLSIWHDYWPDNSSSSDYYYNKSTHEINETFDGLLSNISAQKQAGRLWNPTVSEYIDYWIAASNVEVKCTGANTYTVVNRNPDAVKGFSMRVEGTYSPKLDGVALNTKTNGVDTIFWMDLSTGTHTITLEA